The proteins below are encoded in one region of Bacillus alveayuensis:
- a CDS encoding Rrf2 family cysteine metabolism transcriptional repressor (product_source=KO:K17472; cath_funfam=1.10.10.10; cog=COG1959; ko=KO:K17472; pfam=PF02082; superfamily=46785; tigrfam=TIGR00738), protein MKISTKGRYGLTIMIELAKKYGEGPISLKSIAQAHNLSEHYLEQLIAPLRNARLVKSIRGAYGGYILAKDPQNITAGDIIRVLEGPITPVEGIEDEEPAKRHLWIKIRDAIKDVLDNTTLEDLASFTDDNEQDAYMFYI, encoded by the coding sequence GTGAAAATTTCTACGAAAGGTCGCTACGGATTAACGATCATGATTGAATTGGCAAAAAAATATGGTGAAGGGCCAATCTCTTTGAAAAGCATTGCACAAGCGCATAATTTGTCTGAACATTACTTAGAGCAGCTTATAGCTCCTTTGCGAAATGCAAGGCTTGTGAAAAGTATACGAGGTGCCTATGGAGGTTATATTTTAGCAAAAGATCCCCAAAATATTACAGCTGGTGATATTATTCGCGTTTTAGAAGGGCCTATTACACCAGTAGAAGGCATTGAAGATGAAGAGCCAGCGAAACGCCATTTATGGATTAAAATACGCGATGCGATTAAAGATGTATTAGACAATACAACATTGGAAGATTTAGCAAGTTTTACAGATGATAATGAGCAAGATGCTTACATGTTTTATATTTGA
- a CDS encoding cysteine desulfurase (product_source=KO:K04487; cath_funfam=3.40.640.10,3.90.1150.10; cog=COG1104; ko=KO:K04487; pfam=PF00266; superfamily=53383; tigrfam=TIGR03402) produces the protein MERIYLDHAATSPLHPNVFDKIIPMMKEMFGNPSSIHSFGRESRRFLDEARERVAKAIHAKEKEIIFTSGGTEADNMAIIGAALANKHKGQHIITTEIEHHAVLHACQYLEKIGFDVTYLPVDEKGFISVNDVQQALRDDTILVTIMYGNNEVGSIQPIEKIGELLKNHQAYFHTDAVQAFGILPIDVNTLQIDMLSASSHKINGPKGSGFLYVREGVPLSPLFFGGEQELKRRAGTENVHGIVGFAEAVEIAERGREEKQKQFLKFKQIMIDTFKQNDVSFSINGSIDHSLPHILNVYFPGTNVESLLVNLDLAGIAASSGSACTAGSVEPSHVLVAMFGKDSNKVVSSVRFSFGYGNNMENVKEAAETISSIVKRLTS, from the coding sequence ATGGAGAGAATTTATTTAGATCATGCCGCGACCTCTCCACTCCATCCAAATGTGTTTGACAAAATCATTCCAATGATGAAAGAGATGTTCGGGAATCCGTCAAGCATTCATTCATTTGGCAGAGAAAGCCGTCGCTTTCTTGACGAAGCAAGGGAGAGAGTTGCTAAAGCCATTCATGCAAAGGAAAAAGAAATCATTTTTACAAGTGGTGGAACAGAAGCAGATAATATGGCCATCATTGGAGCTGCTTTAGCCAATAAACATAAAGGTCAACATATTATCACAACAGAAATTGAACATCATGCTGTCCTTCATGCTTGTCAATATTTAGAGAAAATTGGTTTTGATGTTACTTATTTACCTGTTGATGAGAAAGGATTTATATCTGTAAATGACGTGCAGCAGGCGTTAAGAGACGATACCATTCTTGTTACTATTATGTATGGAAATAATGAAGTTGGTTCGATTCAACCAATCGAAAAAATTGGCGAATTGTTAAAGAATCATCAAGCCTATTTTCATACAGATGCGGTACAAGCATTTGGGATTTTACCAATTGATGTAAATACTCTCCAAATTGATATGCTTTCTGCTTCCAGCCATAAAATTAATGGTCCAAAAGGAAGCGGCTTTTTATATGTACGTGAAGGGGTTCCGTTATCTCCTCTCTTTTTTGGTGGAGAACAAGAGCTAAAGCGTAGAGCAGGAACAGAAAACGTACATGGAATCGTCGGTTTTGCTGAAGCTGTAGAAATTGCAGAACGAGGACGAGAGGAAAAACAGAAGCAATTTTTGAAGTTTAAGCAGATTATGATCGATACGTTTAAACAAAACGATGTTTCATTTTCGATCAACGGTTCTATCGATCATAGTCTTCCACATATTTTAAATGTCTATTTCCCTGGCACAAATGTAGAATCACTTTTAGTGAATTTAGATCTTGCAGGAATTGCTGCTTCTAGCGGCTCAGCTTGTACAGCCGGTTCTGTTGAACCATCTCATGTTTTAGTCGCAATGTTTGGAAAAGATTCCAATAAAGTCGTTTCATCCGTTCGTTTTAGCTTTGGATACGGCAACAATATGGAAAATGTAAAAGAAGCTGCTGAAACAATTTCTTCAATTGTTAAAAGACTTACATCTTAG
- a CDS encoding tRNA-specific 2-thiouridylase (product_source=KO:K00566; cath_funfam=2.30.30.280,2.40.30.10,3.40.50.620; cog=COG0482; ko=KO:K00566; pfam=PF03054; superfamily=52402; tigrfam=TIGR00420) — MKDPKNTRVVVGMSGGVDSSVAAYLLKQQGYEVIGIFMKNWDDTDENGVCTATEDYQDVIRVCNQIGIPYYAVNFEKEYWDNVFTYFLDEYKAGRTPNPDVMCNKEIKFKAFLDHALTLGADYVATGHYAQVEFRDGKYRMLRGKDSNKDQTYFLNQLNQKQLSKVMFPIGHLEKQRVRQIAKEIGLATAAKKDSTGICFIGERNFKEFLRQYLPAQPGEMQTLSGEVKGKHDGLMYYTIGQRHGLGIGGSGEPWFVVGKNLKENILYVEQGFDNEWLYSDAIIATNINWVSGDIPSHEVQCTAKFRYRQPDNKVRVSMIDDQTANITFEQPIRAITPGQAVVFYDGEECLGGGTIDEVFKNGEKLWYVG, encoded by the coding sequence ATGAAAGACCCGAAAAATACGCGAGTAGTTGTGGGGATGTCTGGTGGAGTTGATTCTTCTGTCGCCGCTTACTTACTGAAACAACAAGGATATGAAGTGATCGGGATCTTTATGAAAAACTGGGATGATACGGATGAAAATGGTGTTTGTACAGCAACTGAAGATTATCAAGATGTCATTCGTGTCTGTAATCAAATCGGCATCCCTTATTATGCAGTAAATTTTGAAAAGGAATATTGGGACAACGTATTCACTTATTTTTTAGATGAATATAAAGCAGGCAGGACGCCGAATCCTGATGTAATGTGTAATAAAGAAATCAAATTTAAAGCCTTTTTAGACCATGCTTTAACTCTTGGGGCGGATTACGTGGCAACAGGCCATTATGCACAAGTCGAGTTTCGCGATGGAAAATATCGCATGTTGCGTGGAAAAGATTCAAACAAAGATCAAACGTACTTCTTAAATCAGCTAAATCAAAAGCAGCTGTCTAAAGTCATGTTCCCAATTGGTCATTTGGAGAAACAGCGCGTTCGTCAAATAGCGAAAGAAATTGGTTTAGCGACTGCAGCAAAAAAAGACAGCACTGGTATATGCTTTATCGGTGAACGGAATTTTAAAGAGTTTTTACGTCAATATTTACCGGCTCAACCGGGAGAGATGCAAACATTATCGGGTGAAGTAAAAGGAAAACATGACGGGCTAATGTATTACACAATTGGACAACGGCACGGTCTCGGAATCGGTGGAAGCGGTGAACCTTGGTTTGTTGTTGGGAAAAATTTAAAGGAAAACATTTTATATGTTGAACAAGGATTTGACAATGAATGGCTTTATTCTGACGCCATTATCGCAACAAACATCAACTGGGTTTCAGGAGACATTCCAAGTCATGAAGTTCAATGTACAGCGAAGTTTCGTTATCGTCAGCCTGACAACAAAGTGCGTGTCAGCATGATCGATGACCAAACAGCAAACATCACATTTGAACAACCGATTCGCGCTATTACCCCTGGACAGGCTGTCGTCTTTTACGATGGAGAAGAATGTCTCGGTGGCGGAACAATCGATGAAGTATTTAAAAACGGAGAAAAGCTTTGGTATGTCGGTTAA
- a CDS encoding tetratricopeptide (TPR) repeat protein (product_source=COG0457; cath_funfam=1.25.40.10; cog=COG0457; pfam=PF00515,PF07719,PF13181,PF13414; smart=SM00028; superfamily=48452): protein MTKNELGIQAMQEGKFEEAAKYFTEAIDENPREPVFYVNFGNLLAALNENERAIRFYEKAIELNETTATAYYGLGTVYYNQNNVQKAKDYFEKAMKHGLKHGDLFFMLGMCLNHLDQPRLALPYFQRAVELNEDDIEAMFQYGLSLAQSGLMEEAKKQFQLVIQLDENHSDAYYNLGVAYAYEEKTEKAHEMFEKALNIQPDHLLAGHAKKLIEEAKKQQP from the coding sequence ATGACAAAAAATGAGCTCGGTATTCAAGCGATGCAGGAAGGAAAATTTGAAGAAGCGGCAAAATATTTTACTGAAGCAATTGATGAAAATCCAAGAGAGCCTGTTTTTTATGTGAATTTTGGTAATTTATTAGCAGCATTAAATGAAAATGAAAGAGCTATTCGATTTTACGAAAAGGCGATTGAACTGAATGAAACAACAGCGACAGCGTATTACGGATTAGGAACGGTTTATTATAATCAAAATAATGTTCAAAAAGCTAAAGATTATTTTGAAAAAGCGATGAAGCATGGATTGAAGCATGGCGATTTATTTTTTATGTTAGGAATGTGTTTAAATCACCTAGACCAACCACGTTTAGCTCTACCGTATTTCCAAAGAGCGGTCGAGTTAAATGAAGATGATATAGAGGCAATGTTTCAATATGGACTTAGTTTGGCGCAGTCCGGTTTAATGGAAGAGGCGAAAAAACAATTTCAACTTGTGATTCAATTAGACGAAAACCATTCAGATGCTTATTACAATTTAGGAGTTGCTTATGCATATGAAGAAAAAACAGAAAAAGCACATGAAATGTTTGAGAAAGCGTTAAATATACAACCAGATCACTTATTAGCAGGCCATGCTAAAAAGCTAATAGAAGAAGCCAAAAAACAACAGCCGTAA
- a CDS encoding exodeoxyribonuclease V alpha subunit (product_source=KO:K03581; cath_funfam=1.10.10.10,1.10.150.20,3.40.50.300,3.40.50.410; cog=COG0507; ko=KO:K03581; pfam=PF13538,PF13604,PF14490; smart=SM00278,SM00382; superfamily=47781,52540; tigrfam=TIGR01448): MTEEQLNMFQAEKPYLKGIIRHIVFQNEENFFTVLNVKVEETNEDFSEKQITVTGYFPLLNVNETYIFFGQKKNHPKFGLQFQAEAYQKELPTTQEGVIQYLSSDLFKGIGKKTAESIVEELGERAISLILENPKVLNRVKKLTKEKAKSLVEALKAHQGLEQTMIALNQFGFGPQLGMKIYQTYKDLTLNIIQKNPYQLVEDVEGIGFIRADELGRQLGISGNHPDRIKAACLYTIEQDCLQDGHVYLTKDQLLTKTSHLLMRAGSDSVEKDEIERELVSLQEEGKIIEEENRIYIPTLYFAEKGLAKNIKRILEQDDFENYFPESDFLLALGRIEEKMNVQYGSTQKDAIQTAIHSPMMLLTGGPGTGKTTVIKGIVEIYAHLHGISLNPNDYKKDEPFPILLVAPTGRAAKRMNEATGLPAFTIHRLLGWNGGEGFDYDEENPINGKLLIVDEVSMVDIWLANQLFKALPTSIQVILVGDEDQLPSVGPGQVLSDLLKANVIPTVRLTDIYRQSEGSSIIELAHDIRKGKLSKDILTPTRDRSFISCSGGQVKEVVQKVVENARKKGYSQKDIQVLAPMYRGAAGIDQLNEMLQHTLNPPSEHKREIQYGNVTYRVGDKVLQLVNQPESNVFNGDMGEIVSIFFASENTEKEDLIVISFDGIEVTYTKQDFGQFTHAYCCSIHKSQGSEFPIVILPIVKSYYRMLKRNLIYTAVTRSKQFLIMCGEIEALKRGIELKEELKRQTTLVERLTINTELEELQKQLPFSVNDANIGMENITPYDFMEEEAE; the protein is encoded by the coding sequence ATGACCGAGGAGCAATTAAATATGTTTCAAGCTGAAAAGCCATACTTAAAAGGAATCATTCGCCATATTGTTTTTCAAAATGAAGAAAACTTTTTTACCGTCTTAAATGTCAAAGTGGAAGAAACAAATGAAGATTTCTCGGAAAAACAAATAACGGTTACCGGTTATTTCCCTCTTCTAAATGTCAACGAAACGTATATATTTTTTGGGCAAAAAAAGAACCACCCAAAATTTGGTCTGCAATTTCAAGCAGAAGCGTATCAGAAAGAACTCCCTACAACACAGGAAGGTGTTATTCAATATTTATCAAGTGATTTATTTAAAGGGATCGGTAAAAAAACAGCAGAGTCGATCGTCGAGGAGCTTGGTGAAAGAGCTATTTCGCTTATATTAGAAAATCCAAAAGTGTTAAATCGTGTGAAAAAATTAACGAAGGAGAAGGCGAAATCATTAGTCGAGGCATTGAAAGCTCATCAAGGTCTTGAACAAACGATGATTGCTTTAAATCAATTCGGTTTCGGTCCACAGCTCGGCATGAAAATCTATCAAACGTATAAAGATTTAACTTTAAATATTATTCAAAAAAATCCGTATCAACTAGTGGAAGATGTTGAAGGGATCGGTTTTATTCGTGCAGACGAGCTAGGTAGACAACTTGGTATTTCTGGAAATCATCCTGATCGAATAAAGGCTGCGTGTTTATATACAATTGAGCAAGATTGTTTACAAGATGGTCATGTTTATTTAACGAAAGATCAGCTTTTAACGAAAACGAGCCATTTGTTAATGCGAGCGGGAAGCGATTCTGTTGAAAAAGATGAGATTGAAAGAGAGCTTGTTTCTTTACAAGAGGAAGGAAAAATTATTGAAGAAGAGAATCGAATCTACATTCCAACCCTCTATTTTGCCGAAAAAGGTCTGGCGAAAAATATAAAAAGAATTTTAGAGCAGGATGATTTTGAGAATTATTTCCCTGAGTCGGATTTTTTGCTGGCATTAGGCCGTATCGAAGAAAAGATGAATGTACAATATGGATCTACGCAAAAAGATGCCATTCAAACTGCCATTCATTCACCGATGATGTTATTAACGGGTGGACCTGGTACGGGGAAGACAACGGTTATTAAAGGAATTGTAGAAATTTATGCTCATTTACATGGCATTTCCTTAAATCCGAACGATTATAAAAAAGATGAGCCGTTCCCCATCTTACTTGTTGCTCCGACAGGAAGAGCGGCGAAAAGAATGAATGAAGCAACAGGATTACCAGCGTTTACAATTCATCGGCTACTTGGCTGGAATGGAGGGGAAGGTTTTGATTATGATGAAGAAAACCCGATTAACGGCAAACTATTGATCGTTGATGAAGTGTCTATGGTGGATATTTGGCTAGCCAACCAGCTCTTTAAAGCATTACCAACATCGATACAAGTCATCTTAGTTGGTGATGAAGATCAGCTTCCATCTGTAGGTCCAGGTCAGGTGTTAAGTGATTTGTTAAAAGCTAATGTCATTCCAACAGTAAGGTTAACAGATATTTATCGTCAATCGGAAGGTTCATCAATTATTGAATTAGCCCATGACATACGCAAAGGAAAGCTTTCAAAAGATATTTTGACGCCAACTAGAGATCGTTCATTTATTTCCTGCAGCGGAGGACAAGTGAAAGAAGTCGTTCAAAAAGTTGTCGAAAATGCTAGGAAAAAAGGCTACTCACAAAAAGATATTCAAGTGTTGGCGCCAATGTATCGAGGAGCAGCTGGAATTGATCAATTAAATGAAATGCTTCAGCATACTTTAAATCCCCCTTCTGAACATAAACGGGAAATTCAATATGGGAATGTTACGTATCGAGTGGGGGACAAAGTGTTACAACTTGTTAATCAGCCAGAGAGCAATGTTTTTAATGGCGATATGGGGGAAATTGTCTCCATCTTCTTTGCTAGCGAAAATACGGAAAAAGAAGATTTGATCGTCATTTCTTTTGATGGGATTGAAGTAACGTATACGAAACAAGATTTTGGGCAATTTACCCATGCGTATTGCTGTTCGATTCATAAATCGCAAGGAAGCGAGTTTCCCATTGTCATTTTGCCGATTGTAAAGAGCTATTATCGGATGCTAAAACGAAATTTAATTTATACAGCCGTTACGAGAAGCAAACAATTTTTAATCATGTGCGGAGAAATAGAGGCCTTGAAAAGAGGAATTGAACTAAAAGAAGAATTGAAAAGACAGACAACTTTAGTAGAGCGCTTAACGATTAACACTGAATTAGAAGAACTGCAAAAACAGCTCCCATTTAGTGTAAACGACGCAAACATTGGGATGGAAAACATTACGCCTTATGATTTTATGGAAGAGGAAGCAGAATAA
- a CDS encoding uncharacterized protein YrrD (product_source=COG3881; cath_funfam=3.90.50.10; cog=COG3881; pfam=PF05239; superfamily=50346), with the protein MRTFSDIKGMPVYHQNGNMIGFVQDLVLSSGCVKGLLLDSKGFFQRHKIILLSDICSFGQDGIIVQNDCHLEEAKARSGYRLQTGKKSLVHKEIVSASGEKLGLLEDVYFSEKQGTIMAYELTDGFFADITVGTKTIPLDKCQANIGKDVIVLE; encoded by the coding sequence TTGCGAACATTTTCCGACATCAAAGGAATGCCCGTTTACCATCAAAATGGAAATATGATCGGGTTTGTTCAAGATCTTGTGTTGTCATCCGGATGTGTTAAAGGGCTTTTATTAGATAGCAAAGGATTTTTTCAGCGCCATAAAATCATATTGCTATCAGACATCTGTTCATTTGGACAAGATGGAATCATCGTGCAAAATGATTGTCACTTAGAGGAAGCAAAAGCACGATCAGGATACCGCTTACAAACAGGAAAAAAATCACTCGTTCATAAAGAAATTGTATCAGCTTCCGGAGAGAAGCTAGGTTTGCTAGAAGATGTATATTTTTCCGAAAAACAGGGCACAATAATGGCATATGAACTAACAGATGGCTTTTTTGCTGATATAACAGTTGGAACGAAAACAATCCCACTTGACAAGTGCCAAGCAAATATCGGCAAAGATGTCATTGTTCTCGAATAA
- a CDS encoding hypothetical protein (product_source=Hypo-rule applied; cath_funfam=3.30.1740.10; superfamily=57783) has translation MLACPNCKSKDLGKIGVNQYYCWNCFIELTVSKGTILTHQVEEDGTLSSLDDLFSDDERTISM, from the coding sequence TTGTTAGCGTGTCCTAATTGTAAAAGTAAGGATCTCGGGAAGATTGGTGTCAATCAATATTATTGTTGGAATTGCTTTATTGAATTAACCGTGTCTAAAGGAACGATACTTACCCATCAAGTGGAAGAGGATGGTACATTAAGTTCCTTGGACGATTTATTTTCAGATGATGAACGAACCATTAGTATGTAG
- a CDS encoding putative PurR-regulated permease PerM (product_source=COG0628; cog=COG0628; pfam=PF01594; superfamily=103473; transmembrane_helix_parts=Inside_1_6,TMhelix_7_26,Outside_27_35,TMhelix_36_58,Inside_59_70,TMhelix_71_93,Outside_94_159,TMhelix_160_179,Inside_180_219,TMhelix_220_239,Outside_240_243,TMhelix_244_266,Inside_267_278,TMhelix_279_301,Outside_302_310,TMhelix_311_333,Inside_334_353), producing the protein MNERQKQWLYRLLMVLIFSLCLFMFLQIKTLWLPFYVMLKAILIPFLIAVFITYLLHPVVEKLHDSGLPRSLSILIIYLLFFGGIGLAFYKGIPIFLKQAKDLSENIPMVTASYQSWIDGIHDQTTKLPDDVHKRIEKLIHNAEKEIGNLLESLLTSFRVFFDYIVIFAVIPFLVFYMLKDIEELKKAIWYITPKKWRQEGKKFLHDVNESLGNYIRGQLFVCLLIALFATFALWVFHIKYPLILGLIIGVTNVIPYFGPIIGAIPAVLIAATISIQKVIIVMIIVFILQFLEGNILSPLIVGKSLHMHPIVIILALLAGGEMAGVLGLILAVPIVVILKVTLLHIAHFSRVH; encoded by the coding sequence TTGAATGAACGACAGAAACAATGGCTTTATCGTTTGTTAATGGTTTTAATATTTTCTTTATGTTTATTTATGTTTCTGCAAATAAAAACGTTATGGCTGCCATTTTACGTCATGTTAAAAGCCATTTTGATTCCCTTTTTGATCGCTGTTTTTATTACCTATTTATTGCATCCTGTTGTGGAAAAGCTTCATGATTCTGGCCTGCCAAGATCGTTGTCCATTTTGATTATTTACCTCTTATTTTTTGGTGGAATCGGTTTGGCTTTTTATAAAGGAATACCCATTTTTTTAAAGCAGGCAAAGGACTTATCAGAAAATATTCCAATGGTAACGGCATCCTATCAAAGCTGGATTGATGGTATTCATGACCAAACGACAAAGCTCCCAGACGATGTTCATAAACGAATTGAAAAGCTTATCCATAATGCTGAGAAGGAAATTGGAAATTTGTTAGAGAGTTTATTGACTAGCTTTCGTGTTTTTTTTGATTACATCGTTATTTTCGCCGTGATTCCTTTTTTAGTTTTTTATATGCTAAAAGATATAGAAGAATTGAAAAAAGCGATATGGTATATCACACCAAAAAAATGGAGACAAGAGGGGAAGAAGTTTTTGCATGATGTTAATGAATCTCTCGGGAATTATATTCGAGGCCAGCTGTTTGTTTGTCTCCTCATTGCCCTTTTTGCCACATTTGCCTTATGGGTTTTTCATATAAAATATCCTTTAATTTTAGGTTTAATAATCGGTGTGACGAATGTAATCCCTTATTTTGGGCCGATTATCGGGGCAATTCCGGCCGTTTTAATTGCCGCGACGATATCGATACAAAAAGTGATCATTGTCATGATCATTGTTTTTATCTTGCAGTTTTTAGAAGGAAATATATTAAGTCCGCTTATTGTTGGAAAAAGCTTGCATATGCACCCGATTGTGATTATATTAGCACTTTTAGCAGGTGGTGAAATGGCTGGAGTACTCGGTCTTATATTAGCAGTGCCGATTGTTGTCATTTTAAAAGTAACGCTCTTACATATTGCCCACTTTTCGCGGGTGCATTGA